Proteins encoded together in one Hymenobacter monticola window:
- a CDS encoding S-adenosylmethionine:tRNA ribosyltransferase-isomerase, producing MTTPDPRQLSIHDFTYPLPPERIAPEPLPDRAASRLLLSRHGQISDKHFRDLPGELPPGALLVFNDTRVVRARLLARRPTGGQVELFCLEPVAPHRSLELALQQTGHATWRCLVGNGRRWKEGPVTLEFTTSDGQTATLTAVRQTQEAGTALIDFRWEPAGLPFAEVLRAAGHLPLPPYIDRPDTATDAVRYQTVYAATEGAVAAPTAGLHFTPEILAELLEKGFEIGHVTLHVGAGTFQPVKAERMAEHPMHTEPILVTAALLRQLLAHRPRPVIAVGTTSLRTLETLYWLGVGLLQNPAGQGELLVTQWQPYEWAETAAGIGAEVALTALLQHLEQQGTDTLEARTQLLIAPGYRFRLIDGLITNFHQPESTLLLLVAALLGPEWRRVYEHALANGYRFLSYGDSSLLLP from the coding sequence ATGACGACCCCTGACCCGCGCCAGCTTTCCATCCACGACTTTACCTACCCGCTGCCGCCCGAGCGCATTGCGCCCGAGCCCCTCCCCGACCGCGCCGCCAGCCGCCTATTGTTAAGCCGTCACGGCCAGATTTCCGATAAGCATTTCCGCGACTTGCCCGGCGAGTTGCCGCCCGGCGCGCTGCTTGTTTTCAACGATACGCGGGTGGTGCGGGCGCGGCTGCTGGCCCGACGCCCCACCGGCGGACAAGTGGAGCTGTTTTGCCTGGAGCCGGTGGCGCCACACCGCAGCCTGGAGTTGGCCCTGCAGCAAACCGGCCACGCCACCTGGCGCTGCCTGGTGGGCAACGGCCGCCGCTGGAAAGAAGGCCCCGTGACGCTGGAATTCACCACCTCCGACGGGCAGACGGCCACCCTCACCGCCGTGCGCCAAACCCAGGAAGCCGGCACCGCCCTCATCGATTTCCGCTGGGAACCGGCCGGGCTGCCCTTTGCCGAGGTGTTGCGGGCTGCCGGCCACCTGCCCCTGCCGCCCTACATCGACCGGCCCGACACGGCCACCGACGCTGTGCGCTACCAAACCGTGTACGCGGCCACCGAGGGGGCCGTGGCTGCCCCCACCGCCGGCCTCCACTTCACCCCGGAAATATTGGCCGAGCTGCTGGAAAAAGGCTTCGAAATCGGCCACGTCACGCTGCACGTGGGCGCAGGCACCTTCCAGCCCGTGAAGGCCGAACGCATGGCCGAGCACCCCATGCACACCGAACCCATTCTGGTAACAGCCGCACTGCTGCGGCAGCTGCTGGCGCACCGCCCGCGCCCCGTCATTGCCGTGGGCACTACCAGCCTGCGCACGCTGGAAACCTTGTATTGGTTGGGGGTAGGGCTGCTGCAAAACCCGGCCGGCCAGGGCGAGTTGCTGGTTACGCAATGGCAACCTTACGAATGGGCCGAAACGGCCGCGGGCATCGGCGCCGAAGTGGCCTTGACGGCCCTGCTGCAACACCTGGAGCAACAGGGCACCGACACGCTGGAAGCCCGCACGCAGTTGCTCATCGCACCGGGCTATCGCTTCCGACTGATTGACGGGCTGATTACCAACTTTCATCAGCCCGAAAGCACCTTGCTGCTGCTGGTAGCCGCTTTGCTGGGCCCCGAATGGCGCCGGGTGTATGAGCACGCCTTGGCCAACGGCTACCGTTTTTTAAGCTATGGCGACAGCTCGCTGCTGCTGCCGTAG
- a CDS encoding class I SAM-dependent methyltransferase yields MKYCFSSWQRAFSAVGTSGSAGLLLWGCTQLPAETRPSAYAAQRLQATVQTDTSGYETAPPRDPNGIGTYYMGRQIAHVMGHEGASWLERTGRRQEEGTDLLVKELKLKPTDVVADIGAGTGFFSFQLAKKVPKGEVLAVDIQPEMITSLQANKRTLKVTNVRPVLGTTTNPALPADSVDLVLIVDAYHEFDHPREMGRAIRRALKPGTGRLALVEYRAEDANVPIKRIHKMSVEQARKEMAAVGLEFIETVETLPQQHLLLFRRK; encoded by the coding sequence ATGAAGTATTGTTTTTCATCTTGGCAACGGGCTTTTAGTGCGGTGGGCACCAGCGGCAGCGCGGGCCTGCTGCTGTGGGGCTGCACGCAGCTGCCCGCCGAAACGCGGCCGTCGGCTTATGCCGCGCAGCGCCTGCAGGCCACCGTGCAAACTGATACCAGCGGCTACGAAACCGCCCCGCCCCGCGACCCCAACGGCATCGGCACCTATTACATGGGCCGCCAGATTGCCCACGTCATGGGCCACGAAGGCGCCAGCTGGCTGGAGCGCACCGGCCGCCGCCAAGAAGAAGGCACCGATTTGCTGGTGAAAGAGCTCAAGCTCAAACCCACCGACGTAGTGGCCGACATTGGCGCGGGCACGGGCTTCTTTTCCTTCCAGCTGGCCAAAAAAGTACCCAAAGGCGAAGTGCTGGCCGTTGACATTCAGCCCGAAATGATAACGTCGCTGCAAGCCAACAAGCGCACGCTGAAAGTCACCAATGTGCGCCCGGTGCTGGGCACCACCACCAACCCCGCCCTGCCCGCCGACAGCGTGGACCTGGTGCTCATCGTGGATGCTTACCACGAATTTGACCACCCGCGCGAAATGGGCCGCGCCATCCGGCGGGCGCTGAAGCCCGGAACCGGCCGCCTGGCGCTGGTGGAGTACCGGGCCGAGGACGCCAACGTGCCCATCAAGCGCATTCACAAGATGAGCGTGGAGCAGGCCCGCAAGGAAATGGCCGCCGTGGGCCTCGAATTCATCGAAACCGTGGAAACCCTGCCGCAGCAGCACCTGCTGCTATTTAGGAGAAAGTAG